The following coding sequences lie in one Peribacillus frigoritolerans genomic window:
- a CDS encoding zinc-dependent alcohol dehydrogenase, with protein sequence MKAVTYQGSKNVQVKEVKDPHIKNSDDIIVKITTSAICGSDLHLIHQMIPNMPTDYVIGHEPMGVVEEVGPGVNKLKKGDRVIIPFNVSCGSCWYCDNDLTSQCDNSNPHGEMGGFFGYSETTGGYAGGQAEYMRVPYGNFTPFKIPEDCEVEDEKLVLLADAASTAFWSVDHAGVKPGDTVIILGCGPVGLLAQKFAWFKGAKRVIAVDYLNYRLEHAKRTNKVETVNFEQYENVGEYLKEITKGGADIVIDCSGMSGKMTPMEYLATGLKLHGGAMGGLVIASQAVRKAGTIQITGVYGGRYNGFPLGDIFQRNVDIKTGQAPVIPYMPYLYKLISEGKVDPGDVVTHVLPLDQAKHGYQVFDTRTDGCIKVVLKP encoded by the coding sequence ATGAAAGCCGTAACTTACCAGGGCAGTAAAAACGTGCAGGTTAAAGAGGTTAAGGATCCCCATATCAAAAATTCAGATGATATTATCGTAAAAATTACAACTTCAGCCATTTGCGGTTCGGATTTGCACTTGATTCATCAAATGATTCCTAATATGCCAACGGATTATGTTATTGGCCATGAGCCAATGGGGGTTGTCGAGGAAGTTGGTCCGGGTGTAAATAAATTGAAAAAGGGAGATCGTGTAATCATCCCATTTAATGTTAGTTGTGGAAGCTGCTGGTATTGCGACAACGATCTTACAAGTCAGTGCGATAATTCAAATCCTCATGGGGAAATGGGAGGCTTTTTTGGATATTCAGAAACAACAGGTGGGTATGCGGGTGGACAAGCGGAATACATGCGGGTTCCTTATGGGAATTTCACTCCCTTTAAGATTCCAGAAGACTGTGAGGTCGAAGATGAGAAATTGGTATTACTCGCCGATGCCGCTTCAACTGCATTTTGGAGTGTAGACCATGCAGGAGTTAAACCTGGTGATACAGTCATCATTTTGGGCTGTGGTCCCGTTGGATTACTCGCTCAAAAATTCGCTTGGTTTAAAGGAGCGAAAAGGGTCATAGCCGTCGATTATCTCAACTATCGCTTAGAACATGCAAAAAGGACAAATAAAGTTGAAACGGTTAATTTTGAACAATATGAAAACGTTGGCGAATATCTCAAAGAAATAACTAAAGGCGGAGCTGATATCGTAATTGATTGTTCGGGCATGAGCGGTAAAATGACGCCTATGGAATATCTTGCAACAGGCCTTAAGTTACACGGAGGTGCCATGGGTGGTCTTGTAATTGCTTCCCAAGCCGTACGTAAAGCAGGAACCATTCAAATTACCGGTGTTTACGGTGGGCGTTATAACGGATTTCCGCTAGGAGATATTTTTCAAAGAAACGTGGATATTAAGACCGGACAAGCTCCTGTTATTCCTTATATGCCATATCTCTATAAACTCATATCCGAAGGAAAAGTGGATCCCGGCGATGTCGTAACCCACGTACTACCATTGGATCAAGCTAAACATGGTTACCAAGTATTCGATACAAGGACAGACGGATGCATTAAAGTCGTCTTAAAACCGTAA
- a CDS encoding spore coat protein, translated as MEMDFLDPQGAEHMPEMADSSFALDFLLTVKSGIHTYGIALSETASPELRKALYRQMEQSIDLHAAITDLMISKGWLYPNDVGKQVELDLKSADMAVSIAGMKLFPNDTDRLGMFATPNK; from the coding sequence ATGGAAATGGACTTTTTAGATCCCCAAGGTGCTGAACATATGCCTGAAATGGCAGATTCCTCTTTTGCCCTGGATTTCCTACTGACGGTCAAAAGCGGTATTCATACGTATGGTATCGCTTTGTCAGAAACAGCAAGTCCAGAATTGCGAAAAGCATTATACCGGCAAATGGAGCAATCCATTGATTTACATGCAGCAATAACCGATTTAATGATAAGTAAAGGCTGGCTCTATCCAAATGATGTTGGAAAGCAAGTTGAATTGGATCTGAAATCAGCTGATATGGCAGTCAGCATCGCTGGGATGAAGTTATTTCCTAACGATACAGATAGACTCGGTATGTTTGCGACGCCGAATAAATAG
- a CDS encoding spore coat protein, whose protein sequence is MENEKLAFHETMETHEIINFKTICLMKSKLMQGICFDNDLKALMEKDVQQSIVAINELKTFYEGAQTNYKQ, encoded by the coding sequence ATGGAAAATGAAAAGCTCGCATTTCACGAGACCATGGAGACGCATGAAATAATAAATTTTAAAACAATATGCTTAATGAAATCCAAATTGATGCAAGGAATTTGTTTTGATAATGATTTGAAAGCATTAATGGAAAAGGACGTACAACAATCCATAGTAGCCATTAATGAACTAAAGACTTTTTACGAAGGTGCCCAAACAAACTATAAACAATGA